The Thalassotalea sp. HSM 43 genome window below encodes:
- a CDS encoding TonB-dependent receptor: MSVKTKSAAGNALFRKSVLANTVAAAMVLSSSQAIAQEQTEEEAIDDVIVVTAQKRSQNVMKVPVTVDTVSAETIKESGSILLSDVDKFIPGFDFSDGNMTQAGVTMRGVSSPNISVGGDPSSATFFDNVYMPRAAQNVLFSDMQRIEVLKGPQGTLFGKNAAMGVVNMVPNAPQEEFDAFVKGTFGTDNLMRLEGMVNFSLTDNIYLRANVLTNEQDGFIDNITRADWNEGTKTWDLGARDHNAARVAIKWDVSDRTNVQVSYDWDELEQAPPMAVGFSEYAYKGGSDPFGSKQENDVRKGVESRDMYAVTFKLNHEFNDEWSMMFVSSYRDWDTVNREDEDGTANITRYLDTSNNEDSDIFYNELQINYNTDRLNYVGGITYSKEDVFQETEIFLTTDTVARLVTGELNGQVRGEVGNQVEQTLIDQGLVDAFEGDLDAAAAYAACVQQGAPDPTVCIGQISFDDVVDETYAASGLEMDHMWNSDEWSDVLVALTGDSSLTPEFVAATGDLTYMMASAMFNEPLIFGPSFSTGPTGMFWSENFLNSGEFTSYGIYSDFDFQLTDAWNVFAGLRYSKDEKDFTWEILETPFAQIIPGVSNVLFAPLEKTYASDSWDKVTGRIGTGYQLNDDHMVFASFATGYKAGGYDSLNPITDDNGNEPFEPEESANLEIGYKGVFADSVRITAAFYHTELDDRQRNIESKPPGQAQALPTVVNEDLVIDGIELGVIWDITDTMTFGVVTDYRENEVDTEEFYNSSGDLIPAMKVDNESNTSYTLTFDWMPDLGLGDTKLHIDYVFVENERGFFPGTPDWERALPNYFDDREDLNARASWMNSSGSLEIGIWGKNLLDNRYIEGAGGRTASVLGTPFGRVNRGLESGVDIKYTF; this comes from the coding sequence GTGTCTGTGAAAACTAAATCCGCAGCAGGCAATGCACTATTTAGAAAATCAGTGCTTGCCAATACAGTCGCTGCCGCCATGGTGTTGTCATCGTCTCAAGCTATCGCTCAAGAGCAAACGGAAGAAGAGGCTATAGATGATGTTATCGTCGTTACCGCACAAAAACGTTCGCAAAATGTGATGAAGGTACCTGTTACCGTAGACACGGTATCGGCGGAAACCATTAAAGAGTCCGGCTCTATCTTATTAAGTGATGTTGATAAGTTTATTCCGGGTTTTGATTTTTCAGACGGTAATATGACCCAGGCTGGTGTAACCATGCGTGGTGTCTCCAGCCCGAACATCAGTGTTGGTGGTGATCCATCATCAGCAACATTCTTCGATAACGTCTACATGCCACGTGCAGCGCAAAACGTATTGTTTTCAGATATGCAACGCATTGAAGTACTAAAAGGTCCTCAAGGTACGTTATTTGGTAAAAATGCGGCGATGGGTGTGGTTAACATGGTGCCTAATGCACCTCAGGAAGAGTTCGATGCATTCGTAAAAGGCACGTTCGGTACCGACAATCTGATGCGATTGGAAGGTATGGTGAACTTTTCACTAACCGATAATATCTATCTTCGCGCCAATGTTCTAACCAACGAGCAAGACGGCTTTATTGATAATATTACCCGCGCCGACTGGAACGAAGGCACTAAAACTTGGGATTTAGGCGCTCGCGACCATAATGCTGCTCGTGTGGCGATAAAGTGGGATGTCTCAGACCGAACCAATGTACAAGTTTCATATGATTGGGATGAGTTAGAGCAAGCGCCACCAATGGCGGTTGGTTTTAGTGAGTATGCTTATAAAGGCGGCTCTGACCCATTTGGTTCGAAACAAGAAAACGATGTACGTAAAGGTGTTGAGAGCCGTGATATGTACGCCGTAACGTTCAAATTAAACCACGAGTTTAACGACGAGTGGTCAATGATGTTTGTATCAAGTTATCGCGATTGGGATACGGTTAACCGTGAAGATGAAGACGGTACCGCGAACATCACCCGTTACCTTGATACCTCAAATAATGAAGACTCAGACATCTTCTATAACGAGTTGCAAATCAACTACAACACCGACCGTTTAAATTACGTTGGCGGTATCACCTACTCGAAAGAGGACGTATTTCAAGAGACTGAAATCTTCCTAACAACCGATACCGTTGCTCGCCTTGTCACTGGCGAATTGAATGGTCAGGTACGTGGCGAAGTGGGTAATCAAGTTGAGCAAACTTTAATAGATCAAGGTTTAGTCGATGCCTTTGAAGGTGATTTAGACGCTGCCGCGGCATATGCCGCATGTGTGCAGCAAGGTGCGCCGGATCCAACCGTGTGTATCGGTCAAATCAGCTTTGATGATGTGGTTGACGAAACTTATGCAGCATCTGGTCTAGAAATGGACCATATGTGGAACTCTGATGAATGGTCTGATGTATTAGTTGCATTGACCGGTGATAGTTCTCTAACACCTGAGTTTGTCGCAGCGACCGGTGATTTAACTTACATGATGGCGTCGGCGATGTTTAATGAGCCGCTGATCTTTGGGCCAAGTTTTTCTACCGGTCCAACAGGTATGTTCTGGTCGGAAAACTTTTTAAACTCAGGTGAGTTTACCAGTTACGGTATTTATTCTGACTTTGATTTTCAGTTAACGGACGCTTGGAACGTGTTTGCCGGCTTACGTTATTCGAAAGATGAAAAAGACTTTACGTGGGAAATTTTAGAGACACCGTTTGCCCAAATCATTCCAGGTGTAAGCAACGTGTTATTTGCACCGTTAGAGAAAACCTACGCCTCAGATTCTTGGGATAAGGTTACCGGTCGTATTGGTACCGGTTATCAGTTAAATGATGATCACATGGTGTTTGCATCATTTGCTACCGGTTATAAAGCTGGTGGTTATGACTCACTAAACCCAATTACCGATGACAACGGTAACGAACCATTTGAGCCTGAAGAGTCTGCTAACCTTGAGATTGGTTATAAAGGTGTGTTTGCTGACAGCGTGCGTATTACCGCGGCGTTTTATCATACCGAACTTGACGATCGTCAACGTAACATCGAATCAAAACCTCCTGGTCAAGCGCAAGCATTGCCAACGGTTGTTAACGAAGACTTGGTTATCGATGGTATTGAGCTAGGTGTTATTTGGGATATTACCGACACAATGACCTTTGGTGTAGTAACCGATTATCGTGAAAACGAAGTCGATACTGAAGAGTTCTATAACTCTTCGGGTGATTTGATCCCGGCGATGAAGGTTGATAATGAGTCAAACACCTCTTACACCTTAACGTTTGATTGGATGCCTGATCTTGGTTTAGGTGATACCAAATTACATATTGATTATGTATTTGTTGAGAATGAACGTGGTTTCTTCCCGGGTACACCTGATTGGGAACGTGCCTTGCCTAACTACTTTGATGATCGCGAAGACTTAAATGCGCGCGCGTCTTGGATGAACAGCAGTGGTTCGTTAGAAATTGGTATATGGGGTAAAAACCTGTTAGATAATCGCTACATTGAAGGCGCAGGCGGCCGTACCGCATCGGTATTGGGTACACCGTTTGGTCGCGTAAATCGCGGTCTTGAATCTGGCGTAGATATCAAGTACACATTCTAA
- a CDS encoding GDSL-type esterase/lipase family protein has translation MTNIAQKYSKVFILLILFVVSACSDARLKPLGYGATILAFGDSLTSGVGVKTQYSYPSVLSELTGRDVINAGVSGELTEQGVARLPSLLQSHAVDVLVLIEGGNDILRNKNLKQTKQNLAAMIEMAQAKNIDVILVGVPLKKLFSKSAPLYGELAEQYQLTYDGEIIRDLMTDTDMKSDSVHFNKQGYQALANAIYQLMQDNGAL, from the coding sequence ATGACTAATATTGCACAAAAGTACAGTAAAGTATTTATTCTATTAATTCTGTTTGTTGTAAGCGCTTGCAGTGATGCTCGTCTAAAGCCGCTTGGTTATGGCGCAACCATCTTAGCTTTTGGCGATAGCTTAACGTCAGGTGTAGGCGTTAAGACGCAATACAGTTATCCATCGGTATTAAGTGAATTAACCGGCCGAGACGTGATTAATGCCGGTGTGTCTGGCGAATTAACCGAGCAAGGCGTGGCACGATTGCCCAGTTTATTGCAATCACACGCGGTTGATGTGTTAGTGCTGATTGAAGGTGGCAATGATATATTGCGCAATAAAAACCTAAAGCAAACCAAGCAAAACCTTGCGGCAATGATTGAAATGGCTCAGGCCAAAAATATCGATGTGATTTTGGTAGGTGTGCCGCTTAAAAAACTATTTTCTAAATCGGCACCGTTATATGGTGAGTTAGCCGAACAATATCAGTTAACCTACGACGGCGAAATAATTCGCGATTTAATGACCGATACCGATATGAAATCCGATTCGGTGCACTTTAATAAACAAGGTTATCAAGCATTAGCGAACGCCATTTACCAGCTTATGCAAGATAATGGCGCGCTATAA
- a CDS encoding c-type cytochrome: MHSRIRSSLLFTALLSIAFSSVAGDSENGKALYQTCVMCHGDKGQGNDQLNAPALAGQYDWYLQRQIKQFKTKTRGTAENDVTGMQMQAMANTLSDDAAIADVSAYLAALPSQTTSEEIADSDLKNGDNKYNAICGACHGATAQGNEGLNAPNLAILSSQYLLAQTKKFQQNQRGYDANDKYGKQMKMMAGMVKTEADLKDIVAFIKQQGK; encoded by the coding sequence ATGCATTCACGTATCCGCTCATCTTTATTGTTTACCGCGTTATTATCTATCGCATTTTCATCCGTTGCCGGCGATAGCGAAAACGGCAAAGCGTTATATCAGACCTGCGTAATGTGTCATGGTGATAAAGGTCAAGGCAATGATCAATTAAATGCCCCAGCACTGGCTGGTCAATACGATTGGTATTTGCAGCGACAAATCAAACAATTCAAAACAAAGACTCGAGGTACCGCTGAAAATGACGTTACCGGTATGCAAATGCAAGCCATGGCAAATACCTTAAGCGATGATGCTGCAATCGCCGATGTCAGTGCTTACTTGGCGGCATTACCGTCGCAAACCACGAGCGAAGAGATTGCAGATAGCGACCTGAAAAATGGTGACAACAAATACAATGCCATTTGCGGTGCCTGTCATGGCGCAACGGCACAAGGCAATGAGGGCTTGAATGCGCCAAATTTGGCCATATTGTCGAGTCAGTATTTATTGGCGCAAACTAAAAAGTTTCAGCAAAACCAGCGTGGCTATGATGCCAACGATAAATACGGCAAACAAATGAAGATGATGGCTGGCATGGTCAAAACCGAAGCCGATTTAAAAGACATCGTTGCGTTCATTAAGCAGCAAGGCAAATAA
- a CDS encoding LysR family transcriptional regulator produces the protein MNIEHLKLFIRVASLNNISLAGKELSLSPAVASTYLNKLEQSLGIKLIHRTTRQVSLTEEGKTFLPHAEEVVEAVRGARASVGSAKDSPQGTLRVTASASFARMHLIPALKGFMQLHPDLIIDIRMSDSIIDMVEGGFDVAIRNANLDDSSFNAKKLASDTRILCASPDYIAEFGEPQTPQQLTQHQCINLAGIHHWDFVTPQGTKRFKHSGALRIDNGEAIRDACEQGIGITICSKWCAYQQLRSGTLVQVLKDYPLVNDTAIWALYPSSRLLAPKVRVFVDYLSDHYTSQPYWQ, from the coding sequence ATGAATATTGAGCATTTAAAGTTATTCATCCGCGTTGCCAGTTTGAATAATATTAGTTTGGCAGGTAAAGAGCTTAGTTTATCGCCTGCGGTAGCCAGTACCTATTTGAATAAGCTTGAGCAAAGCTTGGGGATCAAGCTAATCCATCGCACCACAAGACAAGTTTCTTTAACAGAAGAAGGCAAGACTTTCTTGCCACATGCAGAAGAAGTGGTTGAGGCGGTGCGTGGTGCTCGTGCCTCGGTAGGATCTGCGAAGGACTCGCCGCAAGGCACTTTGCGAGTTACTGCGTCGGCATCGTTTGCGCGAATGCATTTGATCCCAGCGTTAAAGGGCTTTATGCAGCTGCACCCAGATCTCATAATTGATATTCGTATGAGTGACAGCATCATTGATATGGTCGAAGGTGGTTTTGATGTGGCAATTCGTAATGCCAATCTTGATGACTCGTCATTTAATGCGAAAAAATTAGCAAGCGATACGCGAATATTGTGTGCCTCGCCGGACTATATCGCCGAGTTTGGCGAACCGCAAACTCCACAGCAATTAACGCAACACCAATGTATCAATTTGGCGGGGATCCATCATTGGGATTTCGTTACGCCGCAGGGGACAAAACGTTTTAAACACAGTGGCGCCTTGCGCATCGATAACGGTGAGGCGATACGAGATGCGTGTGAACAAGGCATCGGCATTACCATTTGTTCAAAATGGTGTGCTTATCAGCAATTACGCTCTGGCACCTTGGTACAGGTGTTAAAAGACTACCCGTTAGTCAATGACACGGCAATTTGGGCTTTGTATCCAAGCAGTCGTTTATTGGCCCCCAAAGTCAGAGTCTTTGTCGACTATTTGAGTGACCATTACACAAGCCAACCGTATTGGCAATAA
- the norR gene encoding nitric oxide reductase transcriptional regulator NorR, giving the protein MHISQTALLELSLDLARSLDAKDRFDQLLSTIRKVIACEAVALLAVKGEVLVPLAQQGLSKDVLGRRFLTSEHPRLQQISQSDKVVRFSRDCPLPDPYDGLLLDRDGDLPVHACMGIPLSFNERLIGVLTLDSLTPNVFDDIPERTLEIIAIMAAVSLNNALNIELLESRYQHSQQVMAELNVHNDAKHQYELIGNSEAMVKLKQEIQLVAPSDFSVLIEGASGTGKELVAHNIHLQSKRAEHTMVYVNCAALPENLIESELFGHVKGAFTGADKDRAGKFVVADGGTLFLDEVGELPLAAQSKLLRALQSNEIQKVGQDSIINVDVRVIAATNRDLKTEVEHGRFRSDLFHRLNVYPIHVPALQHRLSDIDLLAGYFIESLKRKLGINQLRIDSEVIAMMGNYDWPGNIRELEHFINRAALSASARATGKITTIISTDCQQLLNVAGNTVAQNTVSQNTVIDSAPNPATESINLKQHLDGYQRQLIKQVLEQEQGNWSKAAKRLQIDRANLQRLAKRLNIVISKQVS; this is encoded by the coding sequence ATGCATATATCGCAAACCGCATTACTTGAACTGTCATTGGACTTGGCACGCAGCCTAGATGCCAAAGATCGCTTTGATCAACTGCTTAGCACCATACGTAAAGTCATCGCCTGTGAAGCCGTCGCACTACTGGCGGTTAAGGGAGAGGTGTTAGTGCCGTTAGCACAGCAAGGTTTGAGTAAAGATGTGTTGGGCAGGCGCTTTCTAACCTCGGAGCACCCTCGCCTGCAACAAATCAGCCAGTCAGATAAAGTGGTTCGATTTAGCCGCGATTGCCCTCTACCAGACCCATATGATGGCTTGTTACTCGATCGCGATGGCGACTTACCCGTGCATGCATGTATGGGTATTCCACTGAGCTTTAATGAACGTCTGATTGGCGTATTAACCCTAGACTCGTTAACGCCGAATGTATTTGATGACATTCCAGAACGCACGTTGGAAATCATCGCGATTATGGCAGCGGTCAGTCTCAATAATGCCTTGAATATTGAATTGCTTGAAAGCAGATACCAGCACTCACAACAAGTCATGGCTGAACTCAACGTACACAATGACGCCAAACATCAATATGAGCTGATTGGTAACAGCGAAGCAATGGTTAAATTGAAACAGGAAATACAACTTGTCGCGCCGTCTGATTTTTCGGTGTTAATTGAAGGGGCAAGTGGTACGGGTAAGGAGCTGGTTGCACACAATATTCATTTGCAGTCAAAACGAGCCGAGCACACCATGGTGTACGTTAATTGTGCCGCACTACCAGAAAATCTTATTGAAAGTGAATTATTCGGTCACGTCAAAGGCGCATTTACTGGTGCTGATAAAGATCGTGCCGGTAAATTTGTGGTCGCCGATGGCGGTACCTTATTTCTTGATGAAGTAGGCGAATTACCTCTGGCGGCACAGAGCAAATTACTGCGTGCATTGCAAAGCAATGAAATTCAAAAGGTTGGACAGGACAGCATCATCAATGTTGATGTAAGAGTTATCGCCGCCACTAACCGTGATTTGAAAACCGAAGTCGAACACGGCCGCTTTAGAAGCGACTTGTTTCACCGATTGAACGTTTATCCGATCCACGTTCCGGCATTGCAGCACAGGTTATCGGATATTGATTTACTGGCGGGTTACTTTATTGAGTCACTCAAGCGCAAACTTGGCATCAACCAACTGCGCATTGATAGCGAGGTTATTGCCATGATGGGCAATTACGACTGGCCAGGTAATATTCGCGAACTGGAGCATTTCATTAATCGTGCTGCCTTATCAGCCAGTGCTCGTGCAACCGGCAAGATAACCACCATCATAAGCACTGATTGCCAACAGTTGCTCAATGTCGCGGGCAATACCGTTGCGCAAAATACTGTTTCGCAAAATACGGTCATCGACTCGGCACCTAACCCTGCCACTGAGTCGATAAACCTAAAACAACACCTTGATGGCTACCAGCGACAACTTATTAAGCAGGTGTTAGAGCAAGAGCAAGGTAACTGGAGTAAAGCAGCAAAACGTTTGCAGATTGATAGAGCGAATTTGCAGCGACTTGCCAAGCGACTCAATATCGTGATCAGCAAGCAAGTCAGCTAA
- the hmpA gene encoding NO-inducible flavohemoprotein codes for MLTTQDIRIVKSTVPLLEAGGTAITDHFYQRMFNHNPELQDIFNMSNQHTGRQKLALFEAIAAYAKNIDNIAVLKHAVERIANKHTSFHIQPKDYDIVGHHLIETLRELLPEQFTEEVESAWTKAYGVLANVFIDREEQLYQDRENSKGGWRGKRAFAVVDKIQESELVTSFVFEPVDQQAVMDYQPGQYIGIELKPNTSNHIEIRQYSLSTAANGKQYRISVKREQGQIQGLMSNYLHDHIQVGDLLDLHPPAGDFFFIDKQQPVVLISAGVGVTPMQAMLDTLAAQGYQQQVSYLHACENAQQHSFNSHTQSICQQHGWQHFTWYNQDVPAGDTLGENIATGFMDFSQVSLPLSQGDFYLCGPLGFMEFAKQQLLNLGVSEERIHYEVFGPHANL; via the coding sequence ATGTTAACAACCCAAGATATCCGTATTGTAAAGAGCACGGTGCCATTATTAGAAGCGGGCGGAACCGCGATTACCGACCATTTTTACCAACGTATGTTCAACCATAATCCTGAACTGCAAGATATCTTTAACATGAGTAACCAGCATACCGGTCGGCAAAAGCTCGCCTTGTTTGAAGCGATCGCTGCTTACGCTAAAAACATTGATAATATCGCGGTGCTAAAACATGCGGTTGAGCGCATTGCAAACAAGCACACCAGTTTTCACATTCAACCGAAAGATTATGACATTGTTGGTCATCATTTAATTGAAACCCTGCGTGAACTGTTGCCAGAGCAATTTACCGAGGAAGTGGAATCCGCTTGGACCAAGGCATACGGTGTGCTAGCCAATGTGTTTATTGATCGAGAAGAGCAGCTATACCAAGACAGGGAAAACAGCAAAGGCGGCTGGCGTGGCAAACGCGCATTCGCGGTGGTGGACAAGATACAAGAATCAGAGCTGGTAACCAGCTTTGTATTTGAGCCGGTAGATCAACAAGCGGTCATGGACTATCAGCCAGGGCAATATATTGGTATCGAACTCAAACCTAACACGTCTAACCATATTGAAATACGTCAATATTCGCTATCGACAGCGGCAAATGGCAAACAATACCGCATTTCAGTGAAGCGTGAACAAGGTCAGATTCAAGGCTTAATGTCTAACTATTTGCATGATCATATTCAGGTTGGCGATTTGCTTGATTTACATCCGCCAGCAGGCGACTTCTTTTTCATCGACAAACAACAACCGGTGGTGTTGATTTCTGCTGGCGTTGGTGTGACGCCAATGCAGGCGATGTTAGATACCTTGGCAGCACAAGGTTATCAGCAACAAGTGAGCTATTTACATGCGTGTGAAAATGCCCAACAACATTCCTTTAACAGCCATACACAATCGATTTGTCAGCAGCATGGCTGGCAACATTTCACTTGGTATAACCAAGATGTGCCAGCAGGCGACACGTTAGGCGAGAATATCGCTACTGGATTTATGGACTTTAGCCAAGTCAGCTTACCGTTGAGCCAGGGCGATTTTTACCTATGTGGTCCACTTGGGTTTATGGAGTTTGCGAAACAGCAATTATTAAACCTAGGCGTAAGCGAAGAGCGGATTCATTATGAGGTTTTTGGCCCTCACGCTAACTTATAA
- a CDS encoding AraC family transcriptional regulator, which yields MTDFPTFLAISAFALMIMALVILTPSMRDSQQVRWYALLMLSAALYLLPAFSPISEYPTLAFFIATVSNLIPGIFLLTSLSLFSDRQEIKYWHLGIAVLPAIILLPAQIAGVSNSIEDTSSLYFSARIAALIADIGLVTYALYVAMSNWRNDLVQARRMIRVAVISATGLYMFLVIVPGQVFAVHGAWLTSLQMLLLCALLLSIHYFLFKANVSSLFEPPQQQSQPIPSAIDSEDIAVIERAMSDDKLYRQEGLTIASLASHCQIVEYKLRQLINGQLGYRNFNDFLNGYRVKEVSLRLLLAEEAKTPILTMALDAGFRSLSSFNKVFKATYQMTPSEYRKTQNTD from the coding sequence ATGACTGATTTTCCAACTTTTCTCGCTATCAGCGCGTTTGCATTAATGATCATGGCATTGGTGATACTGACGCCTTCGATGCGCGACAGCCAGCAGGTTCGCTGGTATGCCTTGCTGATGTTATCGGCAGCATTGTACCTATTGCCTGCCTTTTCGCCGATTAGCGAGTATCCAACGTTGGCGTTCTTTATCGCCACCGTTAGCAATTTAATCCCCGGCATATTTTTATTAACTTCACTGAGCCTATTTTCAGACCGACAAGAAATTAAATACTGGCATCTTGGCATTGCCGTATTGCCTGCGATTATATTATTACCAGCGCAAATTGCCGGTGTTAGTAACAGCATTGAAGATACATCATCGCTGTATTTTAGCGCCCGTATTGCTGCGCTTATCGCTGACATTGGCTTAGTAACCTACGCCTTGTATGTGGCGATGAGCAATTGGCGTAATGATTTAGTACAAGCACGACGTATGATTCGCGTCGCGGTGATCAGCGCCACCGGTTTATATATGTTTTTAGTGATCGTGCCAGGGCAGGTGTTTGCGGTGCATGGTGCCTGGCTAACCAGCTTGCAAATGTTATTACTGTGCGCCTTGTTATTATCAATTCATTACTTTTTGTTTAAAGCCAATGTGTCGAGCTTATTCGAACCGCCGCAGCAACAAAGTCAGCCGATACCAAGTGCCATTGACAGCGAAGATATCGCAGTGATTGAGCGAGCCATGAGTGACGATAAATTGTATCGACAGGAAGGGTTGACCATTGCCAGTTTAGCCAGTCATTGCCAAATCGTAGAATACAAACTTCGACAATTAATCAACGGTCAACTCGGCTATCGTAATTTTAATGACTTTTTAAACGGTTACCGTGTCAAAGAAGTGAGCCTGCGTTTACTGTTGGCCGAAGAGGCAAAAACGCCTATTTTAACCATGGCATTAGACGCTGGGTTTCGCTCATTGAGTTCGTTTAATAAAGTATTTAAAGCGACTTATCAGATGACACCGTCAGAATATCGAAAAACACAAAATACTGATTAA